The genomic window GATTTCGGCATTTCGATCGGCGAATTACGAGGTCGGCCTGGCGATCGCGCTCGCGAACGCGGCGAAGGCGGCGCTGGATCGGGGCGACGCGGAGCGCTCGATCGAGATCGGGATGGAATCGGTCGGAATCGCCCGCCGGCTGAACGCGTTGGATGTGCTGTTGACCGCGGTGCAGAATCAGGCGGCGGCGCACGTGGCGATCGGTGATCTCGAGGCTGCCGAGTCCCTGCTGACGGAAGCGCTGGGGCATTTCACGACGGCCCGCAATCCCGTACGGCAGGCGGAGTGTCTCGAGATCATGGGCAGGATCAGCGAGGTCCGAGAGGATTTTGCCACGGCGGCGCGGTGCTACGCCCGGGCGCGCGACCTGGCGACGGCCGCGAACGATCTACCGCTGGTCGAGCGGCTGGCGCGGAAGGCGGCAGCCGCCGACGAACATCGGGAGCAGGCCTGATCGGCCGCTCCCACGAGCGATCAGGGGCTGGGAGCGCTGCCGTCGATCGGCGCGCAGTACGGGTTGCCGTCCTGATCGTAGGCGACGATGTAACCGCTTCGGCAGGTGATTTCGTCGCGCTGCGGGTGCGCATTGGGCGCCTTGGCCGCTGATGGAGCGCTGGGCGAATCGGAGCAAGCGGCCATCAGTAGGCCGGCTCCCAACAGTAACAGGATCTTCTTCACGACTACCTCCACGGATTCGACCTCCAGAAAGCACAATCCGTGCTCAACGAATTTGGTGCGATTGCGCTATCATACGGGGTGGCGCGCGGACTGGCCACCTGATGTATTCTTTATGTGAAAACCGCGTCGAGAGCGGAGCGACATGGCCCGACAGGGACGGCGAGCGCGACCGTCGAATCAAAACAAAAAGAACCAGCGGACGGCGAAGTCCGATTACTTCATGCAACCCGGCAAGCGCGCGACGGTGATCGTTCTGCGCAAGCCGATCGGCAATCGAGCCACCGCGAAGGTCTGCGGCGTGATGCCGAGCCGGGTCCATGCGAAGATGCTGATCAATCAGCTGGAGCGCGCGGAGTCGGTCGTGAAGGATCTGTTCCTCGAGGCGACCGATGACGGCATCGAGGCGCTCGAGGCCGTGCTGTTGGCCTGCTGTAATGAAGTACTCGAACGCGGCCCAAAAGTCCGTGACGTACGGCCTGCCGAGGCTGCTGAGGGTGAGGTCGAGGAGCGGGCTGCGTCGTCAGAGTAGCGGCAGTGGCGCGCCCATAACGCGACACTCGATCCGCATCGAAATCCCGAGCCGTTTCGCGCGACGGTAGACCGTCGCGCGATGGATGCCAAGCCGGCGGGCGAGGCGGCGGGTGTTCCAGTCTGCGTCCTGGAGGAGTGCGACCAGCTGGTCGCGTTCGCGGCTGGATGGCTCGCGCGCCGGAATTCCGGGAGGCGCGGCGATCAATAGCGATGACGAGCGGTGGCGAAGTGCGAGCTCGATCGCGTCGGCGTCGAGCGTCGATTGGTCGCGCGACAGGACGACCGCCGTGTCGATCACCTGGCGCAGCTCGCGGACGTTGCCCGGCCAGGCCCGTTGCTGAAGCAGACACTCCGCGCGCCGTGTGAGCTTGCACGAGGCGTCGGAAAGGCGGGTGAAGTGCGCCGCGAGGATTGGGATGTCCTCGATGCGATCGGCCAGTGGCGGAACGGTGAGGACGATTCCGCTCAGGCGATGGGCGAGGTCGGCGCGGAAGCGGCCGTCGGCGATCAGGGACGCGAGCGGTTCGTTGGTGGCTGCGATGGGCCGGAAGTCGCTGCGTGCGTCGCGACTCGAGCCGATGGGGCGAAACACGCCCGTTTCGATTGCGCGCAGCAGCTTGGCTTGTTGGGCGAGCGGCAGGCCGCCGATCTCGTCGAAGAATGCCGAACCGCCGTTTGCTTCGCGCAGGAATCCGAGGGATTCGCCGATGGCGCCGGTGTAGGCGCCGCGGACGTGGCCGAAGAGCGCGTCCTCGAACATTGAATCGCCGAGCGCGCAGACGTTGAACGCGACGAGTGAGCCCGACCGTCGGCTGGCGGCGTGGAGCCGTGCGGCGACGAGCTCCTTGCCGCTGCCGGTTGGACCTTCGATGAGGACCGGCAGCCGGGTGGGCGCGACCGTGTCGATGAGCTGGCGCAGGCGAACGATGGACAGCGATTCGCCGACGATCGCCGTCATGAGAGAACTCTAAACGCGATCGCGCGCGTTTGGCGGCCGACGCGGACGAGGCGCCATTGCAATGCGACCGTTGCGGGTGGCGTGCCGCTGGAGGCGGAGACGCGAAGAAGCCACGCGTCCGGATCGGGCGTGGTGAGGCGCTGTGCGTCGGGGAATCGTGCGATGAGCGAGTCGGCGGCGGTTGCGGAAAGGTGGCCGAGGATGTTGGTGAGCGCGTCGAGCGGGCCGTTGCTGGTGCGGAGGTCGACGATTGCGTCGGCGGTTTCGCGCGAGATGCCCGGCGTGGCGACGAGCGCGGATGCGGGCGCGTTGGCGAGTGAGAGGCGGCCGGGTTCGGTGGTGAGCGTGGAATCGAATGATGGTGCCAATGACGAGAGCAGTGCGCGGAGATGGCGGTCGTCGTCGAGCAGGACGACGCTACGTGTTGAGTCGCGGGCGGAGTCGATGCGGGCGACGAGAGCGTCGGCGTTGGGGAGTTGTTGGTCCGCGGCGAGTCGGAGCAGCATTTCGTCGGTGGCCGTGTTGATGTCGATGCGCGTGCCGGCGGCTTCGAGTGCGATGGTGCATGCCGTGTCGTGTGAGGCGGACGTGGCGATGGCGTCGAGCGTGCGCCATGCGCGATTGGCCGCTGCATCGTTGATCGCGTCGCGGAGGGTGGCGTCGATTGTCGATTGCGTCTTTCGTGCGCAGCCGATCGCGAGCCAGTACGCGCGTTGGTGATGGACGCGATTGCGTGCCGCGTCGATGGAGACGCGGCCGGTGAGCGCGAAGGCGATTGTCGATATCGTGGCGACGGTGATCACCCAGAGGACGGTGAGCATCGCGAAGCCTGTGCGCTTGCGGCGGCGGCGGGCGACGGAGCGATCAATCACGTGCGGCTCCGATTGGTAAGAC from Gemmatimonadaceae bacterium includes these protein-coding regions:
- a CDS encoding sigma 54-interacting transcriptional regulator — translated: MTAIVGESLSIVRLRQLIDTVAPTRLPVLIEGPTGSGKELVAARLHAASRRSGSLVAFNVCALGDSMFEDALFGHVRGAYTGAIGESLGFLREANGGSAFFDEIGGLPLAQQAKLLRAIETGVFRPIGSSRDARSDFRPIAATNEPLASLIADGRFRADLAHRLSGIVLTVPPLADRIEDIPILAAHFTRLSDASCKLTRRAECLLQQRAWPGNVRELRQVIDTAVVLSRDQSTLDADAIELALRHRSSSLLIAAPPGIPAREPSSRERDQLVALLQDADWNTRRLARRLGIHRATVYRRAKRLGISMRIECRVMGAPLPLL